The Tamandua tetradactyla isolate mTamTet1 chromosome 23, mTamTet1.pri, whole genome shotgun sequence genome includes a window with the following:
- the SAP25 gene encoding histone deacetylase complex subunit SAP25, giving the protein MTLLAPWDPNYKAEVGPQPVWGASCGSGASFSSRTLCHPSFWPLFEAASGRGLRPLAPTGHQKGEHVPRDTGFLVMGCEDVFFSDPLLPRGHRIPLYLTEAPQQVMGSLQLLPPRPVMSPWVLPTPSPSCSTTWLSGPELIALTGLLEMSQGKPRASSPLAPTHLAGSSGPVSCHTGPSGGRSSSHCPDPSLPLTTETHSP; this is encoded by the exons ATGACCCTGCTAGCACCGTGGGACCCCAACTACAAGGCTGAAGTAGGACCTCAGCCGGTGTGG GGGGCCAGCTGTGGGTCAGGTGCCTCCTTCTCCAGCCGGACCTTGTGTCATCCATCCTTCTGGCCGCTGTTCGAGGCAGCCTCCGGCAGGGGCCTCAGGCCCCTGGCCCCCACTGGGCATCAGAAGGGAGAGCACGTGCCCAGGGACACAG GGTTCCTGGTGATGGGCTGTGAAGACGTTTTTTTCTCAGACCCTCTGCTACCCCGTGGGCACCGTATCCCCTTGTACCTGACCGAGGCCCCCCAGCAG GTGATGGGCTCCCTGCAGCTGCTGCCCCCACGCCCTGTCATGTCCCCCTGggtcctccccaccccatccccaagtTGCTCCACCACGTGGCTCAGTGGGCCTGAGCTGATTGCCCTCACTGGCCTTCTGGAGATGAGCCAGGGGAAGCCGAGAGCCAGCTCCCCGCTGGCCCCCACGCACCTTGCTGGCTCCTCAGGCCCTGTCTCTTGCCACACAGGTCCCAGTGGTGGTCGGAGCAGTTCTCACTGTCCTGACCCATCCCTCCCTCTGACCACGGAGACCCATTCTCCCTAG